A single genomic interval of Metasolibacillus fluoroglycofenilyticus harbors:
- a CDS encoding alkaline phosphatase family protein: MHTIKQQKQGDFIQIQNKYVIVVSYDAFSKDNWESAKSKPNLAKLIENGASTDLVQSVYPTLTYVIHSSYVTGVYPDKHGVFHNNPLQPFVPENDQNWHWFRSDIQVPTIYEAAHKKGLKTAGLLWPVSGKAKIDYNIPEIKAVKNENQALKILKSGSKLFTLAMELKYGKVRQGIEQPYLDDFTTLCAVDTIKNKKPNLLLMHLIDLDDAKHLHGTKSPEIEKVIERMDRRIGDLVQATKEVGIYEETTFIIVGDHSQLDVQYKVYLNRLFYDEGLIYEHNGKLQWRAYIQSAGGSAYLYIQPGDMEAGKLALAILDKALQQGDYGIEAILSTTELKELHVSSQFAYMIEAKEGYAFEDDHLQEAIVDLYALGKKYATHGYLPNKPNYTSNLIISGNHVIAGSDIGEVSVVDIGPTIAYLLNLDFPNTDGRALTEILK, translated from the coding sequence ATGCACACTATCAAACAACAAAAGCAAGGTGATTTTATACAAATACAAAACAAGTATGTCATAGTCGTTTCGTATGATGCTTTTTCAAAGGATAACTGGGAAAGTGCAAAATCGAAACCTAATTTAGCAAAGTTAATCGAGAACGGTGCTTCAACGGATTTAGTACAAAGCGTATACCCCACCCTTACATATGTTATTCATAGCTCTTATGTAACGGGTGTGTATCCAGATAAACATGGTGTTTTCCATAACAATCCGCTTCAACCATTTGTACCAGAAAACGATCAAAATTGGCACTGGTTTAGAAGTGATATTCAAGTACCAACTATTTATGAGGCTGCTCATAAAAAAGGGTTGAAAACGGCAGGTTTATTATGGCCAGTTTCAGGAAAGGCGAAAATTGATTATAATATCCCAGAAATTAAAGCTGTAAAGAACGAAAATCAAGCATTAAAAATTTTAAAAAGCGGCAGTAAGCTATTTACATTGGCAATGGAATTAAAGTATGGCAAAGTGCGTCAAGGGATTGAACAGCCTTATTTAGATGATTTTACGACATTATGTGCTGTCGATACGATTAAAAACAAAAAACCAAATTTATTGCTTATGCACCTAATAGATTTAGATGATGCTAAACATCTACATGGTACAAAAAGCCCCGAAATTGAAAAGGTCATTGAGCGCATGGACCGTCGAATTGGTGATTTAGTGCAGGCAACGAAAGAGGTAGGCATTTATGAGGAGACGACTTTTATTATTGTTGGTGACCATAGCCAGCTAGATGTTCAATATAAAGTGTACCTAAATCGTTTATTCTATGATGAGGGCCTAATCTATGAGCACAATGGAAAGTTACAGTGGCGAGCATACATACAAAGTGCTGGTGGCTCCGCTTATTTATATATCCAGCCAGGTGATATGGAAGCAGGGAAATTGGCACTAGCCATTTTAGACAAGGCGTTGCAACAAGGTGATTATGGGATTGAAGCCATTTTAAGCACAACTGAACTGAAGGAGCTTCATGTAAGTAGCCAATTTGCTTATATGATTGAAGCGAAGGAAGGCTATGCTTTTGAAGATGACCATTTACAGGAGGCTATCGTTGATTTATATGCATTGGGTAAAAAATATGCGACACATGGCTATTTACCGAATAAGCCAAATTATACAAGCAATTTAATTATTTCCGGTAATCATGTGATAGCTGGCTCGGATATTGGGGAGGTGAGTGTCGTAGATATTGGACCGACGATTGCCTATCTATTAAACTTAGATTTCCCGAATACTGATGGGAGAGCGTTAACGGAAATATTAAAGTAA
- a CDS encoding glutathione peroxidase encodes MTIYDIDVTTDTGEVYPLARYEGKVLLIVNTASKCGLTGQFEELQALYDKYAEQGLVILGFPSNQFKQELDSAKEASEACRLTYGVTFPMHEIITVNGEAAHPLFKRLTEETKGLLGKNVKWNFTKFLVDRNGQIIKRFAPTDKPLKLEQEIASYL; translated from the coding sequence ATGACAATTTATGATATTGATGTAACGACTGACACTGGAGAAGTTTATCCATTAGCACGCTACGAAGGAAAGGTACTATTAATTGTTAACACTGCCTCTAAATGCGGATTGACAGGACAATTCGAGGAGCTTCAAGCACTATATGACAAATACGCTGAGCAAGGGCTTGTTATATTAGGCTTCCCTTCCAATCAATTTAAGCAAGAGTTAGATAGTGCTAAGGAGGCTTCAGAAGCCTGTCGCCTAACATACGGCGTTACATTTCCAATGCACGAAATTATTACAGTCAATGGCGAGGCAGCACATCCTCTCTTCAAACGATTAACGGAGGAAACAAAAGGCTTGCTCGGAAAAAATGTAAAATGGAATTTCACAAAATTTCTAGTTGACCGTAACGGACAAATTATTAAACGTTTCGCCCCAACAGACAAGCCATTGAAATTGGAACAAGAGATTGCAAGTTATTTATAA
- the rpmG gene encoding 50S ribosomal protein L33 — protein sequence MRVNITLACTDCGERNYISKKNKRNNPERLELKKYCSREKKYTLHRETK from the coding sequence ATGCGCGTAAACATTACTTTAGCTTGCACAGATTGCGGCGAACGTAACTACATTTCTAAAAAGAACAAGCGTAACAATCCAGAGCGTCTTGAACTGAAAAAATATTGCTCTCGCGAGAAGAAATACACTCTTCACCGTGAAACGAAGTAA
- a CDS encoding 5-formyltetrahydrofolate cyclo-ligase: MDKKQIRQEVRSKLNAISDIDYRERSFAIGKQLMQQPSIIEGKTIAVTISTKPEVDTIAIIEALWQQGKTVAVPKCHPKTREMTFYAIEGFFQLETVYMDLREPIPTITELIERDTIDAIIVPGIVFDKKGYRIGYGGGYYDRYLPGYQGTLLALAFSEQLAEHVPTEAHDIPVHTIITETGYIHCTANREEPMR; this comes from the coding sequence ATGGATAAAAAACAAATACGTCAGGAAGTACGTAGCAAGCTAAATGCCATTTCAGATATAGATTACCGGGAGCGTTCTTTCGCAATCGGCAAGCAGTTAATGCAGCAGCCTTCTATTATAGAAGGAAAGACGATTGCTGTTACAATTTCAACGAAGCCTGAAGTCGATACAATTGCTATTATTGAGGCGTTATGGCAACAAGGCAAGACAGTTGCTGTACCTAAATGTCATCCGAAAACGAGAGAGATGACATTTTACGCAATCGAGGGCTTTTTTCAATTAGAAACCGTTTATATGGATTTAAGAGAGCCGATTCCAACTATAACTGAGCTTATTGAACGAGATACAATTGATGCGATTATTGTGCCAGGAATCGTTTTTGATAAAAAGGGCTATCGCATAGGCTATGGAGGAGGCTATTACGACCGCTACTTGCCAGGCTATCAAGGGACTTTGCTTGCACTCGCTTTCAGCGAGCAATTAGCGGAGCACGTACCTACCGAGGCTCACGATATTCCTGTCCATACAATCATTACAGAAACAGGCTATATTCATTGTACAGCAAATCGAGAGGAGCCAATGAGATGA
- a CDS encoding YqgQ family protein, giving the protein MKSMIDIYELLKQYGTYIYTTDRLGDLMLMEDEIRELYKAGIIEPRDFQTALLLMRQEASRIQMEQKG; this is encoded by the coding sequence ATGAAATCGATGATTGATATTTATGAGCTATTAAAGCAATATGGCACATATATTTATACGACAGATCGTCTTGGCGATTTAATGCTGATGGAAGATGAGATACGTGAGCTATATAAAGCAGGTATAATAGAGCCTCGTGACTTCCAAACGGCACTTTTATTAATGCGTCAAGAGGCATCCAGAATACAAATGGAACAAAAAGGGTGA
- a CDS encoding LTA synthase family protein yields the protein MSSISKWPKHSILAFAIIATWIKTVIVYQTSFDMKIENAMQYFILWINPISFLLIAYGLSLFFKKSTTRNRYILIMSLILSIVLYGNVAFYRFYNDFITLPVLFQTSNFGDLGTSALAIINVWDIFYFIDVIFIAILLKFAPKLNGQLTIRKDVRHAYFVLAAAMLLLNLGLAETERPQLLTRSFDRELLVKNIGTYNYHLYDIYIQSKSSAQRALADGSELVEVNNYVRANQAEPNPEMFGKYAGRNLIVVSLESLQNFVINNDMNGQEVTPFLNSLTRDKDTYYFNNFYHQTGLGKTSDSEFILENSLFGLGRGAVFFTHGGNTYNSMAERLGDNGYFTNVMHPNNKSFWNRDMIYQSLNIQKFYDVNSYEVGEGEAVNWGMKDVPFFQQSVQHMTEMPQPFYSRLITLTNHYPFYLDPEDIMIDEYTSNSGTLNRYFQTVRYMDEALKVFFDDLKEKGLYDNSIIVMYGDHYGISENHNKAMAMYLEKEEITPYDSALLQSVPLFIHIPGANDGQVMETAAGQIDLRPTILHLLGIDTSKDMQLGADLFSEDHEDFVIFRDGRFITDKVVYASDVCYDKATGEQIDITACEPLIESAATELGYSDAIINGDLLRFYDAQTGNLIRDSVK from the coding sequence ATGAGTTCTATTAGTAAATGGCCTAAACATTCAATTTTAGCTTTTGCAATTATTGCTACATGGATTAAAACAGTGATTGTGTATCAAACAAGCTTTGATATGAAAATTGAAAATGCGATGCAATATTTTATTTTATGGATTAATCCAATTAGCTTTTTATTAATTGCCTACGGATTATCACTATTTTTTAAGAAATCGACTACTCGTAATCGTTATATTTTAATTATGAGTTTAATCTTGTCGATTGTGTTGTACGGAAACGTTGCATTTTACCGTTTCTACAATGACTTTATTACATTACCAGTATTGTTCCAGACGAGCAATTTTGGTGATTTAGGAACATCTGCATTAGCTATTATTAATGTTTGGGATATTTTCTACTTTATCGACGTTATTTTTATTGCTATTTTATTGAAATTTGCTCCGAAATTAAACGGGCAATTAACTATTCGTAAAGATGTGCGCCATGCTTACTTTGTGCTAGCGGCAGCAATGCTTTTATTAAATTTAGGACTTGCTGAAACAGAGCGCCCACAGCTTTTAACACGCAGCTTTGACCGCGAATTATTAGTGAAAAATATCGGTACGTATAACTATCATTTATATGATATTTATATTCAATCAAAGTCTTCGGCACAGCGAGCGCTAGCTGATGGCAGTGAGCTTGTTGAAGTAAACAACTATGTACGTGCAAATCAGGCAGAACCAAACCCTGAGATGTTTGGTAAATATGCTGGGCGCAATTTAATTGTTGTGTCGCTTGAATCATTGCAAAACTTTGTTATTAATAATGATATGAATGGCCAAGAAGTCACACCATTTTTAAACTCGTTGACGCGAGATAAGGATACGTATTATTTTAATAATTTCTATCATCAAACAGGGTTAGGGAAAACATCTGACTCGGAGTTTATTTTAGAAAACTCCTTATTTGGTCTAGGACGAGGTGCAGTATTCTTTACACATGGTGGTAACACGTATAATTCAATGGCAGAACGCCTAGGAGATAACGGTTACTTTACAAATGTCATGCATCCAAATAATAAATCATTTTGGAATCGTGATATGATTTACCAGTCATTAAATATTCAAAAGTTTTATGATGTCAATTCGTATGAGGTTGGCGAAGGTGAGGCAGTAAACTGGGGGATGAAGGATGTTCCGTTCTTCCAACAATCAGTACAGCATATGACTGAAATGCCACAGCCGTTTTATTCACGTCTAATTACATTGACAAACCATTACCCATTCTATCTTGATCCAGAAGATATAATGATTGATGAGTATACGTCCAATTCGGGTACATTAAACCGCTATTTCCAGACGGTTCGTTATATGGATGAGGCATTAAAGGTATTTTTCGATGATTTAAAGGAAAAAGGCTTATATGATAATTCCATTATCGTCATGTATGGTGACCACTACGGTATTTCGGAAAACCATAATAAAGCGATGGCTATGTATTTAGAAAAGGAAGAGATTACGCCTTACGACAGCGCATTATTACAATCTGTTCCATTATTTATTCATATTCCAGGTGCAAATGATGGGCAGGTAATGGAAACGGCTGCGGGTCAAATTGATTTACGTCCTACGATTTTACACTTACTAGGTATTGATACGTCGAAGGATATGCAACTTGGTGCAGACCTATTCTCAGAGGACCATGAGGACTTTGTGATTTTCCGTGATGGTCGCTTTATTACAGACAAAGTAGTCTATGCAAGTGATGTATGCTATGACAAAGCTACTGGCGAGCAAATTGATATCACCGCTTGTGAGCCATTAATAGAGAGCGCGGCAACTGAATTAGGTTATTCTGATGCGATTATTAATGGAGATTTATTGCGTTTTTATGATGCACAGACAGGTAATTTGATACGAGACTCAGTGAAATAA
- a CDS encoding DUF2759 domain-containing protein yields MNLLMVIFGLVAIFAVVGTFQAIKEKNLLGIVFNLGAAAIFGWFVVMTVLNAGYPPKLH; encoded by the coding sequence ATGAACTTATTAATGGTTATTTTCGGTTTAGTAGCTATTTTTGCCGTAGTTGGTACATTCCAAGCAATTAAAGAAAAAAATCTTCTAGGTATTGTTTTCAACCTAGGTGCAGCAGCAATCTTCGGATGGTTTGTTGTCATGACTGTTCTTAACGCTGGATACCCACCAAAACTTCACTAA
- a CDS encoding MBL fold metallo-hydrolase — protein MKLSTRTYPLGPIQTNCYIVSNSEKQCLIFDPGEEGERLIREIKANQLKPVAIFLTHTHFDHIGAVNEVRDAFNIPVYVHEKEVDWLADPMKNGSGKYAELPNYVVNAPKEEHIIRQEQVFNIADFTFKAVFTPGHSPGSISYIFEEDGFAIVGDTLFEGSIGRTDLIAGSMPVLLKSIHDKLLTLAEDTIIYPGHGNYTTPAAEMEMNPFLNGF, from the coding sequence ATGAAGTTGAGTACTCGTACATATCCGCTTGGTCCTATTCAAACAAATTGTTATATTGTGAGCAATAGCGAGAAGCAATGCCTAATTTTTGACCCAGGTGAAGAAGGGGAGCGCTTAATTCGTGAAATTAAAGCAAACCAATTAAAACCAGTAGCCATTTTTTTAACGCATACACATTTTGACCATATTGGCGCAGTTAATGAGGTGCGTGATGCATTTAATATACCTGTTTACGTCCATGAAAAAGAGGTAGATTGGCTAGCTGATCCGATGAAAAATGGCTCAGGTAAATATGCTGAATTACCGAACTATGTTGTAAATGCACCGAAAGAGGAACATATTATTCGACAAGAGCAAGTGTTTAATATTGCAGACTTTACATTCAAGGCAGTATTTACACCAGGGCATTCCCCAGGCAGTATCTCCTATATATTTGAAGAGGATGGCTTTGCGATTGTAGGAGACACATTATTTGAGGGCAGCATTGGACGTACGGATTTAATTGCTGGTTCAATGCCAGTGCTGTTAAAGTCTATTCATGATAAGCTACTCACATTGGCGGAGGACACGATTATTTATCCGGGTCATGGAAATTATACGACACCTGCTGCCGAAATGGAAATGAACCCATTTTTGAATGGCTTTTAA
- a CDS encoding DUF2626 family protein, producing MSNMYKVMAFWTGVFAIMFYLGGMYEVSLLFVGNTGLFLLLGFLNLSERMYMYIFGAYLTIFFAGFTYYTTFMHVPGGGH from the coding sequence ATGAGCAATATGTATAAAGTTATGGCATTCTGGACGGGTGTTTTCGCTATTATGTTCTACTTAGGTGGAATGTACGAGGTTTCGCTATTATTCGTAGGTAATACTGGTTTATTCTTATTATTAGGCTTTTTAAACCTTTCAGAGCGCATGTATATGTACATTTTCGGTGCTTATTTAACTATTTTCTTCGCAGGTTTCACATATTACACAACATTTATGCACGTACCTGGTGGAGGACATTAA
- the comGA gene encoding competence type IV pilus ATPase ComGA — translation MCCIETESIVVRKSEQLIEEALAFSASDIHLSPTNDRYSVVFRKYGKMHVKGELPQEIATRIITYYKFLSALDISEKRKPQSGAFQKEFEQTVFAFRISTLPSVLGKESLVIRILKQNMTLPLAELSYDIKMARKIEQLVQNRQGLLLFCGATGTGKSTSLYSLIHYCCTELKRHVISLEDPVEKNHEQIIQIQVNERAGVTYAEGLRAILRHSPDVIMIGEIRDAETAEIAIQAALSGHLVLSTVHAKNTVNCLYRLMDLGVSLDELRQATVGIIAQTLVETKVEDGRKAIFELLSDVHLYEAFVAIAHGEAYSLHYHHTLEHQRYQVEGSPYARFTH, via the coding sequence GTGTGTTGTATAGAAACAGAATCGATTGTTGTGAGAAAAAGTGAGCAATTGATAGAAGAAGCATTGGCATTTAGCGCATCCGATATTCATTTATCCCCAACAAATGACCGCTACAGCGTAGTATTTCGCAAATATGGCAAAATGCATGTAAAAGGTGAGTTACCTCAAGAAATAGCTACAAGAATTATTACGTACTATAAATTTTTATCTGCACTTGATATAAGTGAAAAGCGCAAACCTCAAAGTGGCGCATTTCAAAAAGAATTTGAACAAACCGTTTTTGCGTTTCGAATATCGACATTGCCTTCCGTGCTAGGGAAGGAGAGCTTAGTTATTCGTATTTTAAAACAGAATATGACATTACCACTTGCAGAGCTAAGCTATGACATAAAGATGGCTAGAAAAATTGAACAGCTTGTGCAAAATAGACAAGGGCTCCTGCTTTTTTGTGGTGCGACAGGAACAGGTAAATCGACATCTCTCTACTCTTTAATTCATTATTGCTGTACTGAGTTAAAACGTCATGTCATTTCATTGGAGGACCCAGTCGAGAAAAATCATGAACAAATTATCCAAATACAGGTGAATGAACGTGCAGGGGTAACCTATGCGGAAGGGTTGCGAGCAATTTTGCGGCACTCTCCTGATGTCATTATGATAGGTGAAATTCGCGATGCTGAAACAGCGGAAATTGCTATTCAAGCCGCACTTAGTGGTCATTTAGTATTATCCACTGTTCATGCTAAAAATACAGTTAACTGCCTATATCGGTTAATGGATTTAGGTGTATCGCTAGATGAATTGCGACAAGCTACGGTTGGCATTATCGCCCAAACGCTCGTTGAAACAAAAGTAGAGGATGGCCGCAAAGCAATTTTCGAGCTTTTAAGCGATGTTCATTTATACGAGGCATTTGTTGCTATTGCACATGGGGAGGCTTATTCACTCCACTATCATCACACGCTCGAACATCAAAGATACCAAGTGGAAGGGTCGCCCTATGCACGTTTCACGCATTAA
- the comGB gene encoding competence type IV pilus assembly protein ComGB produces the protein MHVSRINHRFMQCAIRPKFQVKRLPELIERMSQLLQEGYTFADCITMLLPYHVKDCAYWQELVDDCFQKGQSVTFILRQLGVKSRFLIAIQLAEATGQLANTLQIIAQQMRFQEKMKLRFTKILLYPALLFTFIISLFIAFRLYFLPTIEQMLYSRTIKTENTTIQWTRFFLHVPDYIIISAFCLIVITVIASIYIRHKRVDLQLYILLKIPILSYFWTLLMTRRFARSLGDLLVSGMSLQQSLHYLEQQDLQPQLSYIAKRIGARIIYGDSLAQTVLLIGFFLPRFEQFIEHGEKSGLLGRELLIYAELLDQKLENIIHNTMQLIQPILFLIIAACIIAAYLSILLPMYKMLEVI, from the coding sequence ATGCACGTTTCACGCATTAATCATCGCTTCATGCAATGTGCTATTCGTCCGAAATTTCAAGTGAAGCGGTTGCCTGAGCTAATCGAACGAATGAGTCAGCTACTTCAAGAAGGCTATACTTTTGCGGATTGTATTACAATGTTACTTCCTTATCATGTAAAGGATTGTGCGTACTGGCAAGAGCTAGTAGATGACTGTTTTCAAAAGGGGCAAAGTGTCACATTTATTTTGCGTCAATTAGGTGTAAAGTCAAGGTTTTTAATAGCGATTCAGTTGGCAGAAGCGACAGGTCAGCTTGCAAATACCCTTCAAATTATTGCGCAACAAATGCGATTTCAAGAAAAAATGAAGCTACGTTTTACGAAAATATTATTATACCCCGCACTGCTCTTTACTTTTATCATTTCATTATTCATAGCATTTCGGCTCTATTTTTTGCCAACAATTGAACAAATGCTATACTCAAGAACAATAAAAACTGAAAATACCACAATACAATGGACAAGATTTTTTCTTCATGTCCCAGATTACATTATAATTAGCGCATTTTGCCTCATTGTAATAACGGTCATTGCCTCGATTTATATCCGTCACAAGAGAGTAGATTTACAATTGTATATATTATTAAAAATACCAATATTAAGCTATTTTTGGACCTTACTGATGACGAGGCGGTTTGCACGCTCATTAGGTGATTTATTAGTAAGTGGCATGTCATTACAGCAATCACTCCATTATTTGGAGCAACAAGACCTGCAACCACAGCTCAGCTATATTGCCAAGCGTATTGGCGCACGAATCATTTATGGCGATAGTTTAGCACAAACTGTTTTATTAATTGGTTTTTTCTTACCTCGATTCGAGCAATTTATCGAGCATGGCGAAAAAAGTGGGCTGCTCGGTCGAGAGTTGTTAATTTACGCTGAATTGCTTGATCAAAAGCTAGAAAATATTATACACAATACAATGCAGCTTATTCAGCCGATATTATTTTTAATCATTGCTGCATGCATTATCGCCGCCTATTTAAGCATTTTATTGCCGATGTATAAAATGCTCGAAGTCATTTGA
- the comGC gene encoding competence type IV pilus major pilin ComGC yields MKNEKGFTLVEMLVVLLIVSILILVTIPNVTKHFATIDSKGCSAYMTMLQGQVEAYKIDHMTTPTVTDLFNGEYIESEEAKCPNGELVTINEEGKVILVGNSEEG; encoded by the coding sequence TTGAAAAATGAAAAGGGCTTTACTTTAGTGGAAATGTTAGTTGTGCTGCTAATTGTTTCGATTCTTATTTTGGTAACTATACCAAATGTAACGAAGCATTTTGCGACCATTGATAGCAAGGGTTGTTCAGCTTATATGACGATGCTACAAGGGCAAGTTGAGGCGTATAAGATTGACCATATGACAACGCCAACTGTTACTGATTTGTTCAACGGGGAATACATCGAAAGTGAGGAGGCGAAATGTCCGAATGGCGAGCTTGTCACAATTAATGAGGAAGGGAAAGTAATACTTGTAGGAAATAGTGAGGAAGGATGA
- a CDS encoding type II secretion system protein: MRRNEDGFTFIEMLLVLAIISLLSFLTLTFSLRQMKLDIYEKTIQQFELDLLEMQALSIKNGLATRCWVREGEELQCFQHYGELLISRHLPEGITANIYTTNTRIEFTGYGTIVNFGRIEFLMGERRMIFSINLGKGRMRLLSQ, translated from the coding sequence ATGAGACGAAATGAGGATGGTTTTACTTTTATAGAAATGTTACTCGTCTTAGCAATTATATCCTTGCTTAGCTTTTTAACGCTTACTTTTTCTCTTCGACAAATGAAGCTTGATATTTATGAAAAAACGATACAGCAGTTTGAGCTTGATTTGCTGGAAATGCAAGCATTGTCAATCAAAAATGGTTTGGCTACGAGGTGCTGGGTTAGGGAAGGAGAAGAATTACAATGCTTTCAACATTATGGTGAATTGCTTATTTCCCGCCACCTTCCAGAGGGGATTACTGCAAATATTTACACGACTAATACGCGAATTGAGTTTACTGGTTATGGAACAATTGTTAATTTTGGAAGAATAGAGTTTTTAATGGGAGAGAGGCGAATGATATTTTCAATTAATTTAGGAAAGGGGAGAATGCGTCTTCTTTCGCAATAA
- a CDS encoding shikimate kinase has translation MRKIYLVGFMGCGKSAIGRRLSFYLKMPYYDMDKEIVRQQGMTIPEIFEKYGEAHFRRLETEFLENFRDEACIIATGGGVAVNAENRKIMRRTGLVFFLDATFEDIYMRIKNDKNRPIVQSSTKEQLHQLYLERRKFYREVGHIQVLTAGRTLRLIVEYIGFQVNRLKGERNNLYVQ, from the coding sequence ATGCGCAAAATTTATTTAGTGGGCTTTATGGGCTGTGGTAAAAGCGCAATAGGTCGAAGGTTAAGCTTTTATTTGAAAATGCCTTACTATGATATGGACAAAGAAATTGTCAGACAGCAGGGGATGACGATACCAGAAATCTTCGAGAAGTATGGGGAGGCACACTTTCGGCGGTTGGAAACTGAATTTTTAGAGAACTTCCGCGATGAAGCGTGCATTATTGCAACAGGTGGGGGCGTAGCTGTAAATGCGGAAAATCGTAAAATTATGCGTCGTACAGGCCTTGTGTTCTTCCTTGATGCAACCTTTGAAGATATATATATGCGCATAAAAAATGATAAAAATCGTCCGATTGTACAAAGTTCTACAAAGGAACAGCTGCATCAGCTATATTTAGAGCGTCGGAAATTTTACAGAGAAGTAGGGCATATACAAGTATTAACTGCTGGGAGAACACTTCGTCTCATTGTGGAATATATAGGATTTCAAGTAAATCGCTTAAAAGGCGAACGAAATAATTTATATGTTCAATAA
- the gcvT gene encoding glycine cleavage system aminomethyltransferase GcvT, with translation MTELKRTPLFDAYAQYGGKTIDFGGWELPVQFSSIKDEHDAVRNRAGLFDVSHMGEIFVEGNDALAFLQKILSNDISKIAIGGAQYSAMCYESGGVVDDLLTYRLSENNYLLCVNAANIEKDFEWMLQHVEGDVTIVNRSSEFAQIALQGPLAEEVLQTLTATDLKEIKYFKFQENVEIAGHKVLVSRSGYTGEDGFELYGTPEAIIAQWHKILEAGKEQGVVPAGLGARDTLRFEAGLPLYGQELSKDISPLEAGIGFAVKLQKEPKFIGQEALIAQKEAGLTRKSVGLEMVGKGIPRHGYKVFKDGVEIGEVTTGTQSPLTKRNIGVALLNTAFTEVGTEIEIEVRGKLVPAVIVATPFYKRSK, from the coding sequence ATGACAGAATTAAAACGCACACCGCTATTTGATGCATATGCACAATATGGTGGGAAAACAATCGACTTTGGTGGATGGGAATTACCAGTGCAATTTTCATCGATTAAAGACGAGCACGATGCGGTACGAAATCGCGCAGGTTTATTCGATGTATCGCATATGGGAGAGATTTTTGTAGAAGGTAACGATGCGCTTGCATTTTTGCAAAAAATCTTATCGAATGATATTTCTAAAATAGCAATTGGTGGTGCACAGTACAGTGCAATGTGCTATGAATCTGGCGGTGTTGTTGATGATTTATTAACGTATCGTTTATCTGAAAATAACTACTTACTATGCGTGAACGCTGCAAATATCGAAAAGGATTTCGAGTGGATGCTACAGCATGTAGAAGGTGATGTAACGATTGTAAATCGTTCAAGCGAGTTCGCACAAATTGCATTACAAGGACCTTTAGCAGAAGAAGTACTACAAACTTTAACAGCAACAGACCTAAAAGAAATTAAATATTTCAAATTCCAAGAAAATGTAGAAATTGCGGGACATAAAGTACTTGTATCACGCAGTGGTTATACTGGTGAAGATGGTTTTGAGCTTTACGGCACACCTGAGGCAATTATTGCTCAATGGCATAAAATTCTAGAAGCTGGAAAAGAACAGGGCGTCGTGCCAGCGGGTCTTGGTGCACGTGATACACTTCGTTTTGAAGCTGGCTTGCCGCTTTATGGTCAAGAGCTATCAAAAGATATTTCTCCATTAGAGGCAGGGATTGGCTTTGCGGTAAAGCTTCAGAAAGAACCGAAATTTATCGGTCAAGAAGCGTTAATCGCACAAAAAGAAGCGGGGCTGACACGTAAATCTGTAGGTCTAGAGATGGTTGGCAAAGGTATTCCTCGACACGGTTATAAAGTGTTTAAAGATGGCGTAGAAATTGGTGAAGTAACAACAGGCACGCAATCGCCATTAACAAAACGTAATATTGGTGTCGCTTTATTAAATACAGCTTTTACTGAAGTAGGAACAGAAATTGAAATCGAAGTTCGCGGTAAGTTAGTGCCAGCAGTAATAGTGGCAACACCTTTTTATAAGCGATCAAAATAA